From Solea senegalensis isolate Sse05_10M linkage group LG19, IFAPA_SoseM_1, whole genome shotgun sequence, the proteins below share one genomic window:
- the pdgfbb gene encoding hybrid signal transduction histidine kinase B isoform X2, with amino-acid sequence MLDRSNANFLLWPPCVEVQRCSGCCNTKSLQCVPFVTHIRYLQVMKIEYINKRPTYAKAVVSVVDHVECRCQPAPRPSAPKKKSSRRQHNHQHRNQTHSQEHGHGQVKMHSKDELHQWDELKHNQRAHLEDLVEQHWSPRGDTFSQAREGYTLPGEDMSRSGEAFLFAPHWAQNSSTVHGNEGQSESPDDVERKDSWTSDGNKTVSSVDNVVDEVKNKLVQGGNDLLLNHTEGNVNEGNRSRDKSSQSVSETPQVNFSPTEETIDLRVRNRFRPTKEPNPEPQELARRRQNETPAQERILQLEESKLEEEKNALLRLHKSLDQEKEIVKQQQMKRTEEQRQRDKATDSHHYQHGKHHLQTTTQKPETTTLTTTSTTTTSTTTTQRPLAPAGPRPPARPNHTKRKMRKNRKRISKAAMRAMLM; translated from the exons ATGTTGGATCGTAGCAACGCAAACTTCCTGTTATGGCCGCCTTGCGTGGAGGTGCAGCGCTGCTCTGGCTGCTGTAACACCAAGAGCCTGCAGTGTGTCCCGTTTGTCACGCACATCAGATACTTGCAG GTGATGAAGattgaatacataaataaaagaccCACTTATGCCAAAGCAGTGGTGTCAGTGGTGGACCATGTGGAGTGCCGATGTCAGCCTGCACCACGTCCTTCTGCACCGAAGAAGAAATCTTCACGCAGACAGCACAACCACCAGCATCGAAACCAGACACACAGCCAGGAACATGGTCATGGACAG GTCAAGATGCACTCCAAGGATGAGCTCCATCAGTGGGATGAGCTGAAACACAACCAGAGGGCCCACTTGGAGGACCTCGTAGAGCAGCACTGGAGCCCCAGAGGAGACACCTTCAGTCAGGCCCGAGAAGGCTACACTCTGCCTGGGGAGGACATGTCTCGGTCTGGAGAGGCTTTTCTCTTTGCTCCACACTGGGCACAGAACTCCAGCACAGTCCACGGGAATGAAGGCCAGTCTGAGAGTCCAGACGACGTGGAGAGGAAGGACAGTTGGACCTCAGATGGCAACAAGACAGTTTCTTCTGTGGATAATGTTGTTGATGAGGTAAAGAACAAGTTGGTCCAGGGTGGGAATGATTTGCTGCTCAACCATACTGAGGGGAATGTTAATGAGGGAAACAGGAGTAGAGACAAAAGCTCACAGTCTGTTTCTGAGACCCCTCAAGTCAATTTCAGCCCCACAGAGGAAACCATTGATCTGAGAGTTAGGAACAGGTTCAGACCAACAAAAGAGCCAAATCCAGAGCCTCAAGAGCTGGCTAGACGGAGACAGAATGAGACTCCAGCACAAGAGAGGATATTACAGCTTGAGGAGTCaaaactggaggaggagaagaatgCGTTGTTGCGCCTCCATAAGAGCCTGGACCAGGAGAAGGAGATcgtgaaacagcagcagatgaaaCGAACAGAAGAGCAAAGGCAGAGAGACAAGGCCACAGATAGTCACCATTACCAGCATGGTaaacatcatctgcaaacaacaacacagaaaccaG AGACAACGACGTTGACGACAACGTCGACCACGACGACTTCAACGACCACAACACAGCGACCCTTGGCTCCAGCAGGCCCCAGACCCCCAGCTCGTCCAAaccacacaaagagaaagatgaggaagaaTCGCAAACGCATCAGCAAGGCGGCGATGAGAGCAATGCTAATgtag
- the pdgfbb gene encoding hybrid signal transduction histidine kinase B isoform X1 encodes MLGSKMSSWVQLLLVLLAACLRFGVAEGDPLPAALVELVRNSPISTIEDLQLLLLSDSVDEEDGTSAANGGHRLPRSLDAQPAQQALCKVRTEVVEVTRAMLDRSNANFLLWPPCVEVQRCSGCCNTKSLQCVPFVTHIRYLQVMKIEYINKRPTYAKAVVSVVDHVECRCQPAPRPSAPKKKSSRRQHNHQHRNQTHSQEHGHGQVKMHSKDELHQWDELKHNQRAHLEDLVEQHWSPRGDTFSQAREGYTLPGEDMSRSGEAFLFAPHWAQNSSTVHGNEGQSESPDDVERKDSWTSDGNKTVSSVDNVVDEVKNKLVQGGNDLLLNHTEGNVNEGNRSRDKSSQSVSETPQVNFSPTEETIDLRVRNRFRPTKEPNPEPQELARRRQNETPAQERILQLEESKLEEEKNALLRLHKSLDQEKEIVKQQQMKRTEEQRQRDKATDSHHYQHGKHHLQTTTQKPETTTLTTTSTTTTSTTTTQRPLAPAGPRPPARPNHTKRKMRKNRKRISKAAMRAMLM; translated from the exons ggggACCCTCTGCCTGCAGCCCTGGTGGAGCTGGTTAGAAACAGCCCCATCTCCACCATTGAGGaccttcagctgctgctgctctctgactCCGTAG ATGAGGAGGACGGGACTTCTGCAGCCAATGGAGGTCACAGACTACCAAGGAGCCTTG ATGCCCAGCCGGCCCAGCAGGCTCTGTGCAAAGTTCGTACAGAAGTGGTGGAAGTCACCAGGGCCATGTTGGATCGTAGCAACGCAAACTTCCTGTTATGGCCGCCTTGCGTGGAGGTGCAGCGCTGCTCTGGCTGCTGTAACACCAAGAGCCTGCAGTGTGTCCCGTTTGTCACGCACATCAGATACTTGCAG GTGATGAAGattgaatacataaataaaagaccCACTTATGCCAAAGCAGTGGTGTCAGTGGTGGACCATGTGGAGTGCCGATGTCAGCCTGCACCACGTCCTTCTGCACCGAAGAAGAAATCTTCACGCAGACAGCACAACCACCAGCATCGAAACCAGACACACAGCCAGGAACATGGTCATGGACAG GTCAAGATGCACTCCAAGGATGAGCTCCATCAGTGGGATGAGCTGAAACACAACCAGAGGGCCCACTTGGAGGACCTCGTAGAGCAGCACTGGAGCCCCAGAGGAGACACCTTCAGTCAGGCCCGAGAAGGCTACACTCTGCCTGGGGAGGACATGTCTCGGTCTGGAGAGGCTTTTCTCTTTGCTCCACACTGGGCACAGAACTCCAGCACAGTCCACGGGAATGAAGGCCAGTCTGAGAGTCCAGACGACGTGGAGAGGAAGGACAGTTGGACCTCAGATGGCAACAAGACAGTTTCTTCTGTGGATAATGTTGTTGATGAGGTAAAGAACAAGTTGGTCCAGGGTGGGAATGATTTGCTGCTCAACCATACTGAGGGGAATGTTAATGAGGGAAACAGGAGTAGAGACAAAAGCTCACAGTCTGTTTCTGAGACCCCTCAAGTCAATTTCAGCCCCACAGAGGAAACCATTGATCTGAGAGTTAGGAACAGGTTCAGACCAACAAAAGAGCCAAATCCAGAGCCTCAAGAGCTGGCTAGACGGAGACAGAATGAGACTCCAGCACAAGAGAGGATATTACAGCTTGAGGAGTCaaaactggaggaggagaagaatgCGTTGTTGCGCCTCCATAAGAGCCTGGACCAGGAGAAGGAGATcgtgaaacagcagcagatgaaaCGAACAGAAGAGCAAAGGCAGAGAGACAAGGCCACAGATAGTCACCATTACCAGCATGGTaaacatcatctgcaaacaacaacacagaaaccaG AGACAACGACGTTGACGACAACGTCGACCACGACGACTTCAACGACCACAACACAGCGACCCTTGGCTCCAGCAGGCCCCAGACCCCCAGCTCGTCCAAaccacacaaagagaaagatgaggaagaaTCGCAAACGCATCAGCAAGGCGGCGATGAGAGCAATGCTAATgtag